The Pseudomonas extremaustralis genome contains a region encoding:
- a CDS encoding acyl-CoA dehydrogenase family protein — MTAKPHSALPSPLQTARLLAAEFALTAVERDERGGTPKTERDALRQSGLLALSIPTQYGGLGARWSDTLGIVREFAKVDSSIAHVFGFHHLMLATVRLFSRPDQWQPWFEQTARKNWFWGNALNPLDTRTVVKDFSGWREFSGKKSFCSGASDSEMLIASAVDESAGGKLLIAAIPSGRSGITLHNDWNNIGQRQTDSGSASFERVRVEESELLLDPGPLSTPFACLRPLIAQLTFTHMFLGIAEGAFDEARNYTLTETRAWHKSSAEDVRQDPYVLHHYGEFWVALEGVRLLVERASELLDQAWAKGPSLSETERGQLAIAIATAKVAATRQGLELCSRLFEVTGARSTHASLRLDRHWRNLRTQSLHDPVDYKLHELGDWALNQSLPIPTFYS; from the coding sequence GTGACCGCCAAACCCCACAGTGCCCTACCGTCGCCTTTGCAGACCGCCAGACTGCTGGCCGCCGAATTCGCCCTCACCGCCGTCGAACGCGACGAGCGCGGCGGCACCCCAAAGACCGAGCGTGACGCCCTGCGCCAGAGTGGCCTGCTGGCCCTGAGCATTCCCACTCAGTACGGCGGCCTCGGCGCGCGCTGGAGCGACACCCTGGGTATCGTGCGCGAATTCGCCAAGGTCGACAGTTCCATCGCCCACGTCTTCGGCTTCCACCACCTGATGCTCGCCACCGTGCGGCTGTTTTCGCGGCCGGACCAATGGCAACCCTGGTTCGAGCAGACCGCGCGCAAAAACTGGTTCTGGGGCAACGCCCTCAACCCGCTGGACACGCGCACGGTGGTCAAGGACTTCAGCGGCTGGCGCGAATTTTCCGGTAAAAAAAGCTTCTGCTCTGGCGCCAGCGACTCGGAAATGCTGATCGCCTCGGCCGTGGATGAAAGCGCCGGCGGCAAGCTGTTGATCGCCGCGATTCCCAGCGGTCGCAGCGGCATCACGTTGCACAACGATTGGAACAACATCGGCCAACGCCAGACCGACAGCGGCAGCGCCAGCTTCGAGCGGGTGCGCGTCGAGGAGTCGGAGTTGCTGCTCGACCCGGGCCCGCTGAGCACGCCTTTCGCCTGCCTGCGCCCGTTGATCGCCCAGTTGACCTTCACCCATATGTTCCTCGGCATTGCCGAAGGTGCCTTCGACGAAGCGCGCAACTACACCCTGACCGAAACCCGCGCATGGCACAAATCCTCGGCCGAAGACGTGCGCCAGGACCCTTACGTGCTGCATCACTACGGCGAGTTCTGGGTGGCTCTGGAAGGCGTACGCCTGTTGGTGGAGCGTGCCTCCGAGTTGCTCGACCAGGCGTGGGCCAAAGGTCCCAGCCTCAGCGAAACCGAACGCGGCCAATTGGCTATCGCCATCGCCACCGCCAAAGTCGCCGCCACCCGCCAGGGCCTGGAACTGTGCAGCCGCTTGTTTGAAGTCACCGGTGCGCGCTCCACCCACGCGTCGCTGCGCCTGGACCGCCATTGGCGCAACCTGCGCACGCAAAGCCTGCACGACCCGGTGGACTACAAACTCCACGAGCTGGGGGATTGGGCATTGAACCAATCCCTGCCGATTCCCACGTTTTATTCTTAA
- the soxR gene encoding redox-sensitive transcriptional activator SoxR translates to MVTKELTVGQLAARSGVAVTALHFYESKGLIKSNRNAGNQRRYPRDVLRRVVVIKIAQRLGIALATIGEALQTLPEGRTPNAQDWERLSALWREDLDERINKLIMLRDKLNGCIGCGCLSLDACPLRNQDDQLGEQGPGAQLLEPTP, encoded by the coding sequence ATGGTTACCAAGGAACTCACCGTCGGCCAACTCGCTGCCCGCAGCGGCGTGGCGGTTACCGCTCTGCACTTCTACGAATCCAAGGGACTGATCAAAAGCAATCGAAATGCCGGAAACCAGCGACGTTATCCGCGGGATGTGTTGCGGCGCGTGGTGGTGATCAAGATCGCCCAGCGCCTGGGGATTGCGCTGGCGACGATTGGCGAGGCATTACAGACGTTGCCGGAGGGACGCACGCCCAATGCTCAGGATTGGGAGCGTTTGTCGGCGCTGTGGCGGGAAGACCTGGATGAGCGCATCAACAAGCTGATCATGCTGCGCGACAAGCTCAATGGCTGTATTGGCTGCGGGTGTTTGTCGCTGGACGCCTGCCCGCTGCGCAATCAGGATGACCAACTCGGTGAGCAAGGGCCGGGGGCGCAGTTGCTGGAGCCAACGCCCTGA
- a CDS encoding sigma-54 interaction domain-containing protein, whose product MQLLTLPPSPALATSIRATAQVFEDPKSQALLDHIQQVAPSEASVLIIGETGTGKELVARHIHNLSARRNRPFVAVNCGAFSESLVEAELFGHEKGAFTGALSAKAGWFEEADGGTLFLDEIGDLPMAIQVKLLRVLQEREVVRLGSRKSIPIDVRVLAATNVQLEKAINAGHFREDLYYRLDVVSLELSPLRERPGDILPLTRHFIEAYSQRLGYGPITISHEAEHKLKAYSWPGNIRELENVIHHTLLICRHGVIERDDLRLSNMRIERQDDSPHGTDNSAEALLERAFQKLFEEQAGALHEKVEDALLRAAYRFSHYNQVHTANLLGLSRNVTRTRLIKIGELAVNKRRPGENLQGERMLHLSI is encoded by the coding sequence ATGCAGCTTTTAACCTTACCGCCCTCGCCCGCCCTCGCGACCTCGATACGCGCCACGGCCCAGGTCTTCGAAGACCCGAAATCCCAGGCGTTGCTCGACCATATCCAGCAAGTGGCGCCCAGCGAAGCCAGCGTGCTGATCATCGGCGAGACCGGTACCGGTAAAGAGCTGGTGGCGCGGCATATCCACAACCTCAGCGCGCGGCGCAACCGGCCCTTCGTGGCGGTGAACTGCGGGGCATTCTCCGAATCCCTGGTGGAAGCCGAGCTGTTCGGTCATGAAAAAGGCGCGTTCACCGGCGCCCTCAGCGCCAAGGCCGGCTGGTTCGAAGAGGCCGATGGCGGCACGTTGTTCCTGGATGAAATCGGTGATTTACCGATGGCGATCCAGGTCAAGTTACTGCGGGTATTGCAGGAGCGCGAAGTGGTGCGCCTGGGCTCGCGCAAGAGCATTCCCATTGATGTGCGCGTGCTGGCCGCGACCAACGTGCAACTGGAAAAAGCCATCAACGCCGGGCATTTTCGCGAAGACCTCTACTACCGCCTCGACGTCGTGAGCCTGGAACTCAGCCCACTGCGCGAGCGTCCCGGCGATATCCTGCCGCTGACTCGGCACTTCATCGAAGCCTACAGCCAGCGCCTGGGCTACGGCCCGATCACCATCAGCCACGAAGCCGAACACAAGCTCAAGGCCTACAGCTGGCCGGGCAATATCCGCGAACTGGAAAACGTGATTCACCACACCCTGCTGATCTGCCGTCACGGCGTGATCGAGCGCGACGACCTGCGCCTGTCGAACATGCGCATCGAGCGTCAGGACGACAGCCCGCACGGCACTGACAACAGCGCCGAAGCCCTGCTGGAACGTGCCTTTCAAAAACTCTTCGAAGAGCAGGCTGGCGCACTGCATGAAAAGGTCGAGGATGCGTTATTGCGCGCTGCTTACCGCTTCAGTCATTACAACCAAGTGCACACCGCCAACCTGCTCGGCCTGAGCCGCAACGTCACGCGTACGCGCCTGATCAAAATCGGCGAGCTGGCGGTGAACAAACGCCGCCCCGGAGAGAACCTGCAGGGCGAGCGCATGCTGCACTTATCCATTTAG
- the msuE gene encoding FMN reductase, with the protein MTRPLNVVALSGGTWRPSRTLVLTQAVLAELATLLPIQTTLIELGDIARPLGGALSRDELPAEVENQLLAIEQADLLIVAAPVYRGSYPGLLKHLFDLVDLNALVNTPVLLAATGGSERHALVLDHQLRPLFSFFQALTLPIGVYATEADFTDYQITSELLKARIQLAAERAAPLFAAHSPSLLKIA; encoded by the coding sequence ATGACCCGTCCCCTCAATGTCGTAGCCCTCTCCGGCGGAACCTGGCGTCCATCCCGCACCCTCGTGCTGACACAGGCCGTGCTGGCTGAGCTGGCCACCTTGCTGCCGATCCAGACCACCCTGATCGAACTGGGCGACATTGCCCGGCCTTTGGGCGGTGCGTTGTCCCGTGATGAGCTGCCGGCCGAAGTCGAAAACCAACTGTTGGCTATCGAACAGGCCGACCTGCTGATCGTCGCGGCGCCGGTCTATCGCGGTTCCTATCCAGGTCTGCTCAAGCACCTGTTCGACCTGGTGGACCTCAATGCCTTGGTCAACACACCGGTCTTGCTCGCGGCCACTGGCGGTAGCGAACGCCATGCGCTGGTCCTGGATCATCAATTACGCCCGCTGTTCAGTTTCTTCCAGGCCCTGACGCTGCCAATCGGTGTGTACGCCACCGAGGCCGACTTCACTGACTATCAAATCACCAGTGAGTTGTTAAAAGCCCGTATTCAACTGGCGGCAGAACGCGCAGCGCCTTTGTTCGCGGCGCACTCCCCTTCTCTGCTGAAAATCGCTTAA
- a CDS encoding PepSY-associated TM helix domain-containing protein: MSKKSRSKLWFLVHSWLALPIWFFVLIVCVTGTLAVVSQEIVWLANPDIRASKPSDDAQPLSFDQVISAIKRAEPQVIVRSIIRPDESHFALSVGLSYPDGRSVEVYVNPYTGAIQGISPSFDFKQFTRALHGWWLVPFTNGFSWGWYLVSALGLPLLASLITGLVVYKRFWKGFLRPTLRIRHGARIFWGDFHRLSGIWSIWFIAVISITGTWFLIQAILGDNQISISSEPIVPVIAREKVPMSAPGVPAPMIALDEAIKIAGERIPGLDATFVFLPLNAYSHLQIGGRGWYPLMFQTAQLNPYDGEIAVSHQLSDRTALEFVTESMRPLHTGDFGGIWIKLIWAFFGLVLSMMVLSGLLIWTKRTALATLNALKREAKTQRQPASIPAMQAETSEASR, translated from the coding sequence ATGTCGAAGAAGTCACGCTCCAAACTCTGGTTTCTCGTCCATAGCTGGCTGGCGTTGCCCATCTGGTTCTTTGTGCTGATCGTCTGCGTCACCGGCACCCTGGCAGTGGTCAGCCAGGAAATCGTGTGGCTGGCTAACCCGGATATCCGTGCGAGCAAGCCGTCGGACGACGCCCAGCCGCTGAGCTTCGACCAGGTCATCAGCGCCATCAAGCGCGCAGAACCGCAGGTGATCGTGCGGTCCATCATTCGTCCGGACGAATCGCACTTCGCGCTGAGTGTCGGCCTGAGCTACCCCGACGGCCGCTCGGTGGAGGTCTATGTGAACCCTTACACCGGGGCGATACAGGGCATCAGCCCCTCGTTCGACTTCAAGCAATTTACCCGCGCCCTGCACGGCTGGTGGCTGGTGCCGTTCACCAACGGCTTCAGTTGGGGCTGGTATCTGGTATCGGCACTCGGCTTGCCGCTGCTGGCCTCCTTGATCACCGGTCTGGTGGTCTACAAGCGCTTCTGGAAAGGTTTCCTGCGACCGACCCTGCGTATCCGCCACGGGGCACGGATCTTTTGGGGCGACTTCCACCGCCTGAGCGGTATCTGGTCGATCTGGTTCATCGCGGTGATCTCCATCACCGGCACCTGGTTCCTGATCCAGGCGATCCTGGGCGATAACCAGATTTCGATCTCCAGCGAGCCCATCGTCCCGGTCATCGCCCGCGAGAAGGTGCCCATGTCCGCACCCGGCGTGCCGGCCCCCATGATTGCCCTCGACGAAGCGATCAAGATTGCCGGCGAGCGCATACCGGGGTTGGACGCCACGTTCGTATTCCTGCCGCTCAACGCCTACAGCCACCTGCAGATCGGCGGCCGGGGCTGGTACCCATTGATGTTCCAGACCGCGCAACTGAACCCCTATGACGGTGAAATCGCCGTCTCGCACCAGTTGTCCGATCGTACCGCCCTGGAGTTCGTCACCGAATCCATGCGCCCGCTGCACACCGGCGACTTCGGCGGCATCTGGATCAAGCTGATCTGGGCGTTCTTCGGCCTGGTGCTGAGCATGATGGTCTTGAGCGGCCTGCTGATCTGGACCAAGCGCACGGCCCTGGCCACCCTCAACGCCCTCAAGCGCGAAGCCAAGACGCAACGGCAGCCCGCGTCCATCCCGGCCATGCAGGCTGAAACCTCGGAGGCCAGTCGATGA
- a CDS encoding cysteine desulfurase family protein, with amino-acid sequence MNKRPLYFDYAATTPVDERVIQVMVECLGFNANFGNPASSSHAFGQAARQTVEQARRQVAELVGAQPEQIVWTSGATESNNLAIKGVTQARGVAGGHIITSQIEHKATLDTARQLQEAGVAVTFLAPDADGLITADAVSEALREDTFLVSLMLVNNELGTLNDIPAIGARVREHGALLHVDAAQGAGKVAIDLAQWPVDLMSFSAHKLYGPKGIGALYVGPRAQQKVLAQIHGGGHEGGLRSGTLATHQIAGMGAAFALAGGSFAEETAKIVALRQRLLDQLEAIAGVRLNGSPSQRIPHTLSLTFGEGEFNSAALSAGIAFSATSACNSASNAPSHVLLALGHDAYSAGRTIRLSLGRFTSEQDIDQAVQLIKAALASAPAFWAV; translated from the coding sequence ATGAATAAACGTCCACTGTATTTCGACTACGCCGCCACCACTCCGGTGGATGAGCGAGTCATCCAGGTAATGGTCGAGTGCCTGGGCTTCAACGCCAATTTCGGTAATCCCGCATCGAGTTCCCACGCATTCGGTCAAGCGGCCCGGCAAACAGTCGAGCAGGCGCGTCGCCAGGTGGCCGAGTTGGTCGGTGCCCAGCCTGAGCAAATCGTCTGGACTTCCGGCGCCACCGAATCCAACAACCTCGCCATCAAGGGCGTGACCCAGGCGCGGGGCGTTGCGGGTGGGCACATCATTACCAGCCAGATCGAACACAAGGCCACGCTGGACACTGCGCGGCAGTTGCAGGAAGCCGGTGTGGCGGTGACCTTCCTGGCGCCGGACGCAGACGGCTTGATCACTGCCGACGCCGTAAGCGAAGCATTGCGCGAGGACACGTTCCTGGTGTCGCTGATGCTGGTGAATAACGAGCTGGGCACACTGAATGACATCCCCGCCATCGGCGCCCGCGTCCGTGAACACGGCGCCTTGTTGCATGTGGATGCCGCGCAAGGGGCGGGCAAGGTGGCAATCGACCTGGCGCAATGGCCGGTGGATTTGATGTCGTTTTCCGCCCATAAGTTATACGGGCCCAAAGGCATCGGCGCGTTATATGTGGGGCCTCGGGCGCAGCAGAAGGTGTTGGCGCAGATTCACGGCGGCGGCCACGAAGGCGGCTTGCGCTCCGGCACCCTGGCCACCCACCAGATCGCAGGCATGGGCGCGGCATTTGCGCTGGCCGGCGGGTCCTTCGCCGAAGAGACGGCCAAGATCGTGGCCTTGCGTCAGCGCTTGCTCGACCAGTTGGAAGCTATTGCCGGCGTGCGCCTCAATGGCAGCCCGAGCCAACGCATTCCCCATACCCTCAGCCTTACGTTTGGTGAGGGCGAATTCAATTCCGCAGCTTTGAGTGCGGGCATCGCGTTCTCCGCGACCTCGGCTTGCAACTCGGCCAGTAATGCGCCGTCCCACGTGCTTCTGGCGCTGGGTCACGACGCATACAGCGCCGGCCGAACCATTCGCTTGAGCCTGGGCCGTTTTACCTCCGAGCAGGATATCGATCAGGCCGTGCAACTGATCAAGGCCGCGCTCGCCAGTGCACCGGCGTTCTGGGCCGTCTGA
- a CDS encoding IS110 family transposase: MTILTSQTVVGVDVAKAEVLVYRADLQTTQAIPNNRAALKRWLKTLPAQSGIAVEATNIYHLDTVELAHELGHQVYVVDGYRLSHYRRGVGQRAKNDPCDARLLARYLAHEQGGLRAWSPPPKAYKALQSLLHRRAALIKARVSLAQSWADEPRLEEELKCLMETFKHSDLAIQKKLRDLSKEAGAAENIERCKAIEGVGVLTATGFATAFLRGEFKDSNAFIAFLGMDLRVDDSGKKTGSRRLTKKGDPEIRRLAHNSAMAACRSATWKPFYEGYLARGFKKTQALVILARKLARVAFALMKNQSEYQPNRPLQGCPAT; encoded by the coding sequence ATGACAATCCTTACTTCGCAAACGGTCGTGGGTGTTGATGTGGCCAAGGCTGAGGTGCTCGTCTATCGTGCCGATCTGCAAACCACACAAGCCATCCCCAATAATCGAGCAGCACTCAAACGCTGGCTCAAGACGCTGCCCGCCCAAAGTGGCATTGCCGTCGAGGCCACCAATATTTACCACTTGGACACGGTTGAGTTGGCCCATGAGTTGGGTCATCAGGTCTACGTCGTGGACGGTTATCGCTTGAGTCATTACCGTCGCGGTGTCGGCCAACGAGCTAAAAATGATCCGTGCGATGCTCGTCTTCTAGCTCGATATCTGGCGCATGAACAGGGTGGGTTACGCGCTTGGAGCCCGCCACCCAAGGCTTACAAGGCCCTGCAAAGTCTGCTTCATCGACGGGCAGCACTGATCAAGGCGCGCGTCAGTCTGGCTCAGAGCTGGGCCGATGAGCCGCGCCTGGAAGAAGAGCTGAAATGTCTGATGGAGACGTTTAAGCACTCGGATCTGGCCATTCAAAAAAAGCTGCGCGACCTGAGCAAAGAGGCTGGAGCCGCCGAAAATATCGAGCGTTGCAAGGCCATTGAAGGCGTCGGAGTACTGACGGCAACCGGATTTGCGACGGCTTTTTTGCGTGGCGAGTTTAAGGATAGCAATGCCTTCATCGCTTTTTTGGGCATGGACTTGAGGGTCGATGACTCGGGAAAAAAGACGGGGAGTCGCAGGCTGACCAAGAAAGGGGATCCGGAAATACGGCGTCTGGCCCACAACTCGGCTATGGCCGCCTGTCGTTCAGCGACCTGGAAACCATTTTATGAAGGGTACCTGGCCAGAGGATTCAAGAAGACTCAGGCCCTGGTAATCCTTGCCCGAAAACTCGCACGGGTGGCGTTCGCCCTGATGAAAAACCAGAGCGAATACCAACCGAATCGGCCGTTGCAGGGTTGTCCTGCAACATAG
- a CDS encoding DUF6162 family protein — MTTTQVVRPAGAGHETLYVLLLCLIILAVAGTVVTLHSEPRTVAAVPSHQFDARRDLSAAEQGIYADLRVTLDEIHVLQQEQNALPTPEQLAEAGFAPFAQDASSVSRGAHRWQVLAPSAYLGLSQTPATSGSLLMRVQGAEPDIWLNRRNDLAAPSDLSDQALIAAGWQQVVAQFDAGVTRQHRH; from the coding sequence ATGACCACCACACAGGTTGTACGCCCCGCCGGTGCCGGGCACGAAACCCTCTACGTCCTGCTGCTGTGCCTGATCATCCTCGCAGTGGCCGGCACAGTCGTGACGCTGCACAGTGAGCCTCGGACCGTTGCCGCCGTGCCCAGCCACCAATTTGACGCCCGTCGCGACCTCAGCGCCGCCGAACAAGGCATCTATGCCGACCTGCGCGTGACCCTGGATGAAATCCACGTGCTGCAGCAGGAGCAAAACGCCCTGCCGACGCCTGAGCAACTGGCCGAAGCAGGCTTTGCGCCCTTTGCCCAGGACGCCAGCTCGGTCAGCCGTGGCGCTCATCGCTGGCAGGTGCTCGCGCCCTCGGCGTACCTGGGCCTGAGCCAGACGCCCGCCACCAGCGGCTCGCTGCTGATGCGCGTGCAGGGCGCAGAGCCGGATATCTGGCTCAACCGCCGCAACGACCTGGCCGCCCCCTCCGACCTCTCTGACCAGGCGCTGATCGCAGCCGGCTGGCAGCAGGTGGTCGCGCAATTCGATGCCGGCGTCACCCGCCAGCACCGTCACTGA
- a CDS encoding antibiotic biosynthesis monooxygenase encodes MQVSEKNLSFTQLIEFQIEPRQQVALVAALSTQSERLAQRHAGFINASVQVSEDGRRVLNYLQWRSRADGEAAFQCFEHGEEDFWTLIRAHQATAVTFGSFQVLRSFERSHDNALHCRLNG; translated from the coding sequence ATGCAGGTATCAGAGAAGAATCTCAGCTTCACTCAATTGATCGAGTTTCAGATCGAACCCCGGCAGCAAGTCGCCCTGGTGGCGGCCTTGTCCACCCAAAGCGAACGCCTGGCCCAACGCCACGCGGGCTTTATCAATGCGAGTGTGCAGGTCAGCGAAGACGGACGGCGGGTGCTCAATTACCTGCAATGGCGTTCCCGCGCGGACGGTGAGGCGGCGTTCCAATGCTTTGAGCACGGCGAGGAAGATTTCTGGACGCTGATCCGCGCCCATCAGGCCACGGCGGTGACCTTTGGTTCGTTCCAGGTGCTGCGCAGCTTCGAGCGCAGCCATGACAACGCGTTGCATTGCCGCCTAAATGGATAA
- the ssuD gene encoding FMNH2-dependent alkanesulfonate monooxygenase, with the protein MDVFWFLPTHGDGHYLGTTQGARPVTLNYLKQVAQAADSLGYYGVLIPTGRSCEDSWVIASALVPLTERLRYLVAIRPGIISPTVSARMAATLDRLSNGRLLINVVTGGDPDENRGDGSFLDHRERYEVSDEFLRIWRRVLQGESVDFEGKHLRVQNAKALYPPVQKPYPPLYFGGSSDAAHDLAAEQVDVYLTWGEPPAAVAEKLADVRERAARHGRTVKFGIRLHVIVRETEEDAWKAADKLIEHISDETIAAAQKSFSRFDSEGQRRMAALHDGRRDNLEIAPNLWAGVGLVRGGAGTALVGNPQQVAERIKEYADLGIESFIFSGYPHLEEAYRFAELVFPLLPEPYASLAGRGVTNLTGPFGEMIANDVLPAKA; encoded by the coding sequence ATGGATGTTTTCTGGTTTCTGCCGACTCACGGCGACGGTCATTACCTGGGCACCACTCAAGGTGCACGGCCGGTCACCCTCAATTACCTGAAGCAAGTCGCCCAGGCAGCCGACAGCCTGGGTTATTACGGCGTGCTGATTCCTACCGGACGCTCGTGCGAAGACTCCTGGGTCATCGCCTCGGCACTGGTACCGCTGACCGAACGCCTGCGCTATCTGGTGGCGATTCGCCCGGGCATCATTTCGCCCACCGTGTCCGCACGCATGGCTGCCACCCTGGACCGCCTGTCCAATGGCCGCTTGCTGATCAACGTGGTCACCGGCGGTGACCCCGACGAAAACCGTGGCGACGGCAGCTTCCTCGACCACAGAGAACGCTACGAAGTCTCCGACGAGTTCCTACGTATCTGGCGCCGTGTATTGCAAGGCGAATCGGTGGACTTTGAAGGCAAACACCTACGCGTACAGAACGCCAAGGCGCTGTACCCCCCCGTGCAAAAACCTTACCCGCCGTTGTACTTCGGCGGCTCCTCCGACGCCGCCCACGACCTCGCCGCCGAACAGGTGGACGTATACCTGACCTGGGGCGAGCCGCCCGCCGCCGTCGCGGAAAAACTCGCGGATGTGCGCGAGCGCGCGGCGCGGCACGGACGCACGGTGAAGTTCGGTATCCGTCTGCATGTGATCGTGCGCGAAACCGAGGAAGACGCCTGGAAAGCCGCCGACAAGCTGATCGAGCACATCAGCGACGAAACCATCGCTGCCGCGCAAAAGTCCTTCTCGCGCTTTGACTCCGAAGGCCAGCGCCGCATGGCCGCCCTGCACGACGGGCGCCGTGACAATCTGGAAATAGCCCCCAACCTCTGGGCCGGCGTCGGCCTGGTGCGCGGTGGTGCCGGCACGGCGTTGGTGGGCAACCCGCAGCAAGTCGCCGAGCGCATCAAGGAATACGCGGACCTGGGTATCGAGAGCTTCATCTTCTCCGGCTACCCGCACCTGGAAGAAGCGTATCGCTTTGCCGAACTGGTGTTCCCGCTGCTGCCGGAACCCTATGCCAGCCTGGCCGGACGTGGCGTCACCAACCTCACTGGCCCGTTCGGCGAAATGATTGCCAACGATGTACTGCCAGCCAAGGCCTGA
- a CDS encoding metal ABC transporter substrate-binding protein yields the protein MSISSHLLRLLLVGLFSLMLAPLAHADATKHLRIGITLHPYYSYVANIVGDKAEVVPLIPAGFNPHAYEPRADDIKRIGTLDVIVLNGVGHDDFADRMIATSERPDIPVIEANANVPLLAATGNAARGAGKVVNPHTFLSISASIAQVNNIARELGKLDPDNAKTYTQNARAYGKRLRQMRADALAKLTSAPNPDLRVATVHAAYDYLLREFGLEVTAVVEPAHGIEPSPSQLKKTIDELRALDVKVIFSEMDFPSTYVETIQRESGVKLYPLSHISYGEYSAQKYEVEMTGNLDTVVRAIQESGT from the coding sequence ATGTCTATTTCATCTCACCTGTTGCGCCTGTTGCTGGTTGGCCTGTTCAGCCTGATGCTCGCCCCCCTCGCTCACGCCGACGCGACCAAGCACCTGCGCATCGGCATCACCCTGCATCCTTATTACAGCTATGTAGCCAATATCGTCGGCGACAAGGCCGAGGTGGTGCCGCTGATTCCGGCCGGCTTCAACCCCCACGCCTACGAGCCGCGCGCCGACGACATCAAGCGCATCGGCACCCTCGATGTGATCGTGCTCAACGGCGTCGGCCATGACGATTTCGCCGACCGTATGATCGCCACCAGCGAGCGCCCGGACATTCCGGTGATCGAAGCCAACGCCAACGTGCCGTTGCTGGCCGCCACCGGTAATGCCGCGCGCGGTGCGGGCAAGGTGGTCAACCCGCACACGTTCCTGTCGATCAGTGCATCGATTGCCCAGGTCAACAACATTGCCCGGGAACTGGGCAAACTCGATCCGGACAATGCCAAGACCTACACCCAGAACGCCCGCGCCTATGGCAAACGCCTACGCCAGATGCGCGCCGACGCCCTGGCCAAGCTCACCAGCGCGCCCAACCCGGACCTGCGCGTCGCCACCGTACACGCGGCCTATGACTACCTGCTGCGCGAGTTCGGCCTGGAAGTCACCGCCGTGGTCGAGCCCGCCCACGGTATCGAGCCCAGCCCCAGCCAATTGAAGAAGACCATCGATGAACTGCGCGCGCTGGACGTGAAGGTGATCTTCTCGGAGATGGATTTCCCGTCCACCTACGTCGAGACCATCCAGCGTGAATCCGGGGTCAAGCTGTACCCGCTGTCACATATTTCCTACGGTGAATACAGCGCGCAAAAGTACGAAGTGGAAATGACCGGCAACCTCGACACCGTAGTGCGGGCGATTCAGGAGTCGGGGACATGA
- a CDS encoding VOC family protein yields the protein MSVKPIPEGYHSVTPYLGINKAAEAIEFYKKAFGATQVMRLDMPDGRVGHAELRIGDAAIMLGTPCDEMSLSNPTERTSVALQLYVTDVDAQFKQAVAAGASAVSEPEDRFYGDRSGSVKDPFGHLWYLATRKEDLTEEQIRQRAMAMFKQG from the coding sequence ATGAGCGTTAAACCTATTCCCGAGGGTTATCACAGCGTCACGCCTTATCTGGGAATCAACAAAGCGGCTGAAGCCATCGAGTTCTACAAGAAAGCCTTTGGCGCCACCCAAGTCATGCGCCTTGATATGCCCGATGGCAGAGTCGGCCATGCCGAGCTGCGCATCGGTGACGCGGCGATCATGCTGGGCACGCCCTGCGATGAAATGTCCCTGAGCAATCCGACTGAACGCACCAGCGTCGCGTTGCAACTGTATGTGACCGACGTTGACGCACAGTTCAAACAAGCGGTCGCCGCGGGCGCCAGCGCGGTGTCCGAACCGGAAGACCGCTTCTATGGCGACCGTTCGGGGAGCGTGAAGGATCCATTCGGTCACCTCTGGTACCTCGCCACGCGCAAGGAAGACCTGACCGAAGAACAGATCCGTCAACGCGCCATGGCGATGTTCAAGCAAGGCTAA